One part of the Vicia villosa cultivar HV-30 ecotype Madison, WI linkage group LG6, Vvil1.0, whole genome shotgun sequence genome encodes these proteins:
- the LOC131610762 gene encoding bifunctional fucokinase/fucose pyrophosphorylase, whose amino-acid sequence MERRRRTKEDLASLMRKSWYHLRLSVRHPSRVPTWDAIILTAASPEQAHLYNYQLNRAKRMGRISSSTLTLAVPDPLGCRIGSGAATLNALNALALHYGTSADNVLDEMHVLLLHAGGDSKRVPWANPMGKVFLPLPFLASDEPDGPVPLLFDHILAIASCARQAFGDQGGMLTMTGDVLPCFDASVMTLPEDTSCIITVPITLDVASNHGVIVAAETEVQSNQNYALSLVDNLLQKPTVDELVQSKAVLVDGRTLLDTGIIAVRGKAWLDLVTLACSSQEMISDLISSRNEMSLYEDLVAAWVPAKHDWLRKRPLGEELVNKLGSRRMFSYCAYDLLFLHFGTSNEVLDHLSGVGSDLVGRRHLCSIPATTASDITASAIILSSKIAPGVSVGEDSLIYDSSISGGIHIGSLCIVVGANISLDDYSCAEDSMKFMLPDRHCLWEVPLVGRSERVLVYCGLHDNPKSSLSGDGTFCGKPWKKVLHDLGIQESDLWGSSGIGGKCLWNSKIFPILPYAKMLKVAMWLMGLVNQKTEDMLSLWKSAQRISLEELHRSIDFSTMCLGSSNHQADLATDIAKACVTYGMLGRNLSQLCEEILQKEGSGVEICKDLLAMCPKVQEQNTNILPNSRAYQVQVDLLRACNDEKTACELEHKVWDAVADETASAVRYGFKEHLAVSPSSVSCEEHQQINRHHNGHTHQPFHPRKVKVELPVRVDFVGGWSDTPPWSIERAGCVLNMAISLEGSLPLGTIIETIQTPGVLISDDTHEQFYIENYKTICAPFNVDDPFRLVKCALLVTGIVHDNILVDMGMHIKTWANVPRGSGLGTSSILAAAVVKGLLQIIDGDDSTENVARLVLVLEQLMGTGGGWQDQIGGLYPGIKCTSSFPGIPLRLQVVPLLASPQLISELQQRLLVVFTGQVRLAKKVLQKVVIRYLRRDNLLVSSIKRLVELARIGREALMNCDIDELGEIMLEAWRLHQELDPYCSNDFVDKLFSFASPYCCGYKLVGAGGGGFALLIAKDIQRAKELRQRLEEEKDFEVKIYDWQISLV is encoded by the exons atggagagaagaagaagaacaaaagagGATTTAGCATCCTTAATGCGCAAATCATGGTACCATTTAAGGTTGTCTGTTCGTCATCCATCTAGGGTTCCAACATGGGATGCAATCATTCTCACCGCCGCAAGCCCAGAACAAGCCCATCTATACAATTACCAGCTCAATCGGGCCAAACGTATGGGCCGGATCTCTTCTTCCACTCTCACTCTCGCCGTTCCGGATCCTCTCGGCTGCCGGATTGGTTCCGGTGCTGCTACTCTTAATGCTCTAAATGCTCTTGCTCTTCATTATGGTACTAGTGCAGATAATGTGCTTGATGAAATGCATGTGCTGTTGCTTCATGCTGGTGGTGATTCGAAAAGAGTTCCTTGGGCTAATCCTATGGGGAAAGTGTTTCTTCCTCTTCCTTTCTTGGCTTCTGATGAACCTGATGGGCCTGTTCCTCTTCTGTTTGATCATATTCTTGCCATTGCTTCTTGTGCTAGACAAGCTTTTGGAGATCAAG GTGGAATGCTGACTATGACTGGTGATGTTCTTCCTTGTTTTGATGCATCTGTTATGACTCTTCCAGAGGACACTTCTTGCATCATCACTGTTCCAATCACTCTTGATGTTGCTTCTAATCATGGAGTAATTGTTGCAGCTGAAACTGAAGTACAGTCTAATCAAAACTATGCACTCAGTTTAGTGGATAATTTATTACAAAAACCTACTGTAGATGAGCTGGTTCAAAGCAAGGCGGTGTTAGTTGATGGTAGAACATTACTTGATACTGGTATAATAGCTGTTAGAGGTAAGGCGTGGTTGGACCTTGTTACACTTGCTTGTTCCTCTCAGGAAATGATTTCAGACCTCATAAGTAGCAGAAACGAG ATGAGCTTATATGAAGATTTGGTTGCTGCCTGGGTACCTGCAAAGCATGATTGGTTGAGAAAACGCCCTTTAGGTGAAGAACTAGTCAACAAATTGGGGAGTCGGAGGATGTTCAGCTACTGTGCCT ATGATTTGTTGTTCTTGCATTTTGGAACTTCAAATGAAGTTTTAGATCATCTCAGCGGTGTTGGTTCAGACCTGGTTGGTAGAAGACATCTGTGTTCTATTCCCGCAACCACTGCATCTGATATTACAGCATCTGCTATTATTCTTTCCAGTAAAATTGCACCTGGCGTCTCGGTAGGAGAAGATTCTCTCATATATGATTCATCTATTTCTGGTGGAATACATATTGGCTCATTGTGTATAGTGGTTGGAGCCAACATATCCCTAGACGACTATTCATGCGCTGAAGATTCAATGAAGTTCATGCTTCCAGATCGCCATTGTCTTTGGGAGGTTCCTTTGGTTGGAAGGAGTGAGCGAGTCCTGGTATATTGTGGCCTTCATGATAACCCCAAAAGTTCACTTTCCGGAGATGGTACATTTTGTGGAAAACCCTGGAAGAAAGTTTTACATGATTTAGGTATTCAAGAAAGTGACTTATGGGGTTCCTCAGGCATTGGCGGAAAGTGCTTATGGAATTCAAAAATATTCCCCATCCTTCCTTATGCTAAAATGCTTAAGGTTGCAATGTGGTTGATGGGCTTAGTTAATCAAAAAACCGAAGACATGCTTTCTTTATGGAAGTCTGCACAGCGCATCAGTCTGGAGGAATTGCATAGATCAATTGATTTCTCAACAATGTGCCTAGGTTCTAGTAATCATCAAGCTGATCTAGCAACAGATATTGCTAAAGCTTGTGTTACCTATGGCATGCTGGGACGCAATTTGTCTCAACTATGTGAAGAAATTCTTCAAAAAGAAGGTTCCGGAGTTGAAATATGCAAGGATCTCCTAGCTATGTGTCCAAAAGTTCAGGAGCAAAACACTAATATACTTCCCAACAGCCGAGCATACCAGGTGCAAGTCGATCTCCTTCGAGCATGCAATGATGAAAAGACAGCATGTGAGTTGGAGCACAAAGTTTGGGATGCTGTGGCTGATGAAACTGCTTCTGCAGTAAGATATGGATTTAAAG AACATTTGGCAGTGTCTCCCAGTAGCGTCTCCTGTGAAGAACATCAGCAGATTAACAGACATCATAATggtcacactcatcagcctttcCATCCCAGAAAGGTTAAAGTAGAATTACCAGTGCGTGTTGATTTTGTTGGGGGTTGGAGTGATACCCCTCCATGGAGCATAGAGCGTGCTGGATGTGTTTTAAATATGGCAATAAGCTTAGAAGGTTCTCTTCCACTTGGCACCATCATTGAGACCATTCAAACACCAggagtattaattagtgatgaCACACACGAGCAGTTTTATATTGAGAATTATAAAACTATATGTGCACCATTTAATGTAGATGATCCATTTAGGTTAGTGAAATGTGCATTACTTGTGACCGGCATTGTTCATGATAATATTCTTGTTGATATGGGCATGCACATCAAGACTTGGGCCAATGTTCCACGTGGTAGCGGATTGGGTACTTCTAGTATTTTAGCTGCTGCAGTGGTGAAAGGGCTTCTCCAGATAATTGACGGGGATGACAGCACTGAAAATGTTGCTAGACTTGTTTTGGTGTTGGAACAACTCATGGGTACAGGAGGTGGATGGCAGGACCAAATCGGTGGTCTGTATCCCGGGATTAAATGTACTTCAAGCTTTCCTGGAATTCCATTGCGGCTTCAAGTCGTTCCCTTGTTGGCTTCACCTCAGTTGATTTCCGAGTTGCAGCAACGGCTTCTAGTGGTTTTCACCGGACAA GTTCGACTTGCAAAGAAGGTCTTGCAGAAGGTGGTAATTAGATATCTTCGTCGTGATAACCTTCTTGTATCCAGTATCAAGCGCTTAGTAGAGCTCGCGAGGATTGGGAGAGAAGCTTTGATGAACTGCGACATTGATGAACTCGGCGAAATAATGTTGGAAGCTTGGAGATTGCATCAGGAGCTTGATCCTTACTGCAGCAATGATTTTGTCGACAAGTTATTTTCTTTTGCTAGTCCTTACTGTTGTGGTTACAAGCTTGTAGGAGCTGGTGGCGGGGGTTTCGCCCTCTTAATTGCGAAAGATAT